In Sphingobium sp. EP60837, one genomic interval encodes:
- a CDS encoding Lrp/AsnC family transcriptional regulator, whose translation MQIRNGRIVPPPSLDALDNNIIEILRKNGRATNQDIAQQLSVTAATVSARLQKMEDARAMRVVAVTDFAARGYNVIIAVGVRVQGRSIQDVGRDLAKFPEVLSVNAMNGGYDLELMVALHDFSEVQEFLYDHISGIEGVAQIDSGVAVDIVKYEFNVVPL comes from the coding sequence ATGCAGATAAGAAATGGGCGCATAGTACCACCGCCCTCATTGGACGCCCTGGACAATAACATCATTGAAATCCTGCGGAAGAATGGCCGTGCGACCAACCAGGATATAGCGCAGCAGCTTTCGGTGACCGCAGCGACCGTTTCCGCGCGCTTGCAGAAGATGGAGGATGCGCGTGCGATGCGGGTGGTCGCTGTCACGGATTTCGCGGCGCGGGGTTATAATGTGATCATTGCAGTTGGCGTGCGGGTGCAGGGACGCAGCATCCAGGATGTGGGCCGGGACCTAGCGAAATTCCCTGAAGTGCTGAGCGTCAATGCCATGAACGGGGGCTATGACCTGGAGCTGATGGTCGCGTTGCATGATTTTTCCGAGGTTCAGGAATTTCTCTACGACCATATCTCGGGCATCGAGGGTGTAGCGCAGATCGATTCCGGTGTGGCTGTCGATATCGTGAAATATGAATTCAACGTGGTTCCACTATGA
- a CDS encoding sugar phosphate isomerase/epimerase family protein: protein MGAPLANVLCYDRDPVRRTERLVELAELAATYGIALAIEFYPPSQVKTLSEALGEIDKTGRSDVGVTLDLLHVMRGGDVDASFVLLNHPAIAVAQLADGPATIDPAQIEWEAGIQRLIPGQGAFPIPAFLNALNPNTPLSIEIPQQNAIDKGLSPQTRPKCRQSSKGIPSD from the coding sequence CTGGGCGCCCCCCTCGCCAACGTCCTTTGCTACGATCGCGATCCTGTCCGTCGCACCGAAAGGCTCGTCGAACTGGCCGAGCTCGCCGCAACTTATGGCATCGCGCTCGCCATCGAATTTTATCCACCCTCCCAGGTCAAGACCCTCAGCGAAGCCCTCGGCGAAATCGACAAGACCGGCCGCAGCGACGTCGGTGTCACCCTCGACCTCCTCCACGTCATGCGCGGCGGCGATGTCGACGCCAGCTTCGTCCTCCTCAACCACCCTGCCATAGCCGTTGCCCAACTCGCCGACGGACCCGCCACCATCGATCCCGCCCAAATCGAATGGGAAGCCGGCATCCAGCGCCTCATCCCCGGACAAGGCGCGTTCCCCATCCCCGCCTTCCTCAACGCCCTCAATCCCAACACACCCCTCAGCATCGAAATACCGCAGCAAAACGCCATCGACAAAGGACTATCCCCTCAAACGCGCCCGAAATGCCGTCAAAGCAGTAAGGGGATTCCTTCAGACTAA
- a CDS encoding CaiB/BaiF CoA transferase family protein, translating to MTTRNAALGGIRVIDMSRVLAGPVGGQILGDLGADVIKVERPGVGDDGRVYGLAEVQGKDGMSLRQGGFFAAANRNKRSITLNHSRPEGQEILLRLVRTADVLIENYKVGDLKRFGLDYESLKAVNPGLIYCSVTGFGQTGPMAARPGYDGLFQATGGMMAVTGIPDGQPGAGPLKAGPSLVDFITGHNTAIAVLAALQHRNRTGEGQHIDIALLDSSVAMLSHIMQDYLLNGVPPPRLGNGGNGGGPADLVHTKDGMLYLTAGGDEHWRRLTVLMGQPELYQDPRFDENYKRGKLNRLELMDIINEWSRGFTSEELQAMFDEVSIPAARYNELPEVWEDPQVQHRGLRVTTPHSWAATGSVDLIASPLANMSASPATIRRAPPLLGEHTAEVLGELGYDEARIAELQELKVI from the coding sequence ATGACCACTAGAAATGCTGCCCTTGGGGGCATCCGCGTTATTGACATGAGCCGCGTGTTAGCTGGCCCTGTTGGCGGGCAGATATTGGGCGACCTGGGCGCCGATGTGATCAAGGTGGAACGTCCTGGCGTCGGTGACGACGGCCGGGTGTACGGCCTGGCCGAGGTTCAGGGTAAGGATGGGATGAGCCTCCGCCAAGGGGGGTTCTTCGCGGCGGCAAACCGTAACAAGCGGTCCATCACACTTAACCATTCCAGGCCCGAGGGCCAGGAAATCCTCCTCAGGCTGGTGCGGACCGCCGATGTTCTGATCGAAAATTACAAGGTCGGCGATCTGAAGCGTTTCGGGCTTGATTATGAGAGCCTGAAGGCGGTCAACCCCGGCCTGATCTATTGCTCCGTTACTGGTTTCGGCCAGACTGGACCGATGGCCGCGCGCCCCGGCTATGACGGGCTTTTCCAGGCGACAGGCGGCATGATGGCGGTGACCGGCATTCCGGACGGGCAGCCAGGAGCCGGGCCTCTCAAGGCGGGACCCAGCCTGGTTGATTTTATCACTGGCCATAATACCGCGATCGCTGTCCTGGCCGCGCTGCAACATCGTAACCGCACCGGTGAAGGGCAGCATATCGATATAGCCTTGCTGGATAGTTCGGTGGCGATGCTGAGCCATATCATGCAGGATTATCTGCTCAACGGTGTTCCGCCACCGCGCCTCGGCAATGGCGGCAATGGCGGCGGGCCGGCGGATCTGGTTCATACCAAGGACGGCATGCTGTATCTGACGGCAGGCGGCGACGAACATTGGCGCCGTCTTACCGTTCTGATGGGCCAACCTGAACTGTATCAGGACCCGCGCTTCGACGAGAACTACAAGCGTGGCAAGTTGAACCGCTTGGAGTTGATGGACATCATCAACGAATGGAGCCGTGGCTTCACTTCGGAAGAACTTCAGGCAATGTTCGATGAAGTCAGCATCCCTGCCGCGCGCTACAATGAATTGCCTGAAGTCTGGGAAGACCCGCAGGTCCAGCACCGGGGCCTACGTGTCACGACGCCGCATTCCTGGGCCGCGACGGGCTCGGTCGATCTCATCGCCAGCCCTTTGGCTAATATGTCAGCGTCTCCGGCCACGATCCGCAGGGCGCCGCCGCTGCTCGGCGAGCATACCGCCGAAGTGCTGGGCGAGTTGGGCTATGACGAAGCCCGCATTGCTGAGCTGCAAGAGCTGAAGGTGATCTAA
- a CDS encoding helix-turn-helix transcriptional regulator — translation MPSLWADQNELFLPLVDGIHESPPFGAFLRNLVGRTYARRAFLIVSLANAMPEQEPTVIHVAAPRASQEPPLDFRRLEALRLHPYGSLRPGRVYALDEMLNYDNAEELGRQREALNEMNIRYGRWLRVAAGGVADAHFLLVREREDFSASAVAVLSSIVPHFAAALRTLVALIEAQLQVAMAQGALARLGVAQLALDWGGRVMAADPAAEAMLAFTVKPGPSPERRLQLLPEVAHALNRACAEMASAAPGVTRVIRIDEARELDLLLRKSDVALSEPCALPAVIGILRTPRREPALAATGTLAALHGLSASEAALAHALSKGESIVSAGEQLRLTSETARNYSKRVYEKTGAKGQADLVRLILTGLAPFA, via the coding sequence ATGCCATCGCTCTGGGCCGATCAGAATGAATTGTTCCTGCCGCTGGTGGACGGCATCCATGAAAGCCCCCCCTTTGGCGCCTTTCTGCGCAATCTCGTCGGGCGAACCTATGCCCGGCGCGCCTTCCTGATTGTTTCGCTGGCCAATGCCATGCCGGAGCAGGAGCCGACGGTAATCCATGTTGCGGCACCACGGGCATCGCAGGAGCCGCCGCTGGATTTTCGGCGGCTGGAGGCGCTGCGGCTGCATCCCTACGGCTCGTTGCGGCCAGGGCGCGTCTATGCGCTGGATGAGATGCTGAACTATGATAATGCTGAAGAGTTGGGGCGGCAGCGCGAAGCGTTGAACGAGATGAATATCCGCTATGGCCGCTGGCTGCGTGTCGCGGCGGGCGGCGTTGCAGACGCGCATTTCCTGCTGGTGCGGGAACGGGAGGATTTTTCTGCGTCGGCGGTGGCCGTCCTGTCGAGCATCGTGCCCCATTTTGCAGCGGCGCTACGGACGTTGGTCGCGCTAATCGAGGCGCAGCTACAGGTGGCAATGGCGCAGGGAGCGTTGGCGCGGCTGGGTGTGGCGCAACTGGCGCTCGATTGGGGCGGGCGGGTGATGGCGGCCGATCCAGCGGCGGAGGCGATGCTGGCCTTCACGGTCAAGCCGGGGCCTAGCCCGGAGAGGCGGCTGCAATTGCTGCCGGAGGTGGCGCATGCGCTCAACCGGGCTTGCGCGGAAATGGCGTCGGCCGCGCCCGGGGTGACGCGTGTGATCCGTATCGATGAAGCGCGGGAACTGGACCTGTTGCTGCGCAAGTCGGATGTAGCGCTAAGCGAACCGTGCGCTTTGCCCGCGGTGATCGGAATATTGCGCACGCCCCGGCGAGAGCCCGCCCTGGCGGCAACCGGTACCCTTGCGGCCTTGCATGGATTATCGGCGAGCGAGGCGGCGCTGGCCCACGCGCTGAGCAAAGGGGAGAGCATCGTCAGTGCGGGCGAGCAACTGCGCCTGACGAGTGAGACGGCGCGAAATTACTCCAAGCGGGTTTATGAAAAGACGGGGGCGAAGGGGCAGGCGGATCTGGTGCGGCTGATCCTGACCGGGCTGGCGCCTTTCGCCTGA
- a CDS encoding HpcH/HpaI aldolase/citrate lyase family protein, protein MSGLRLRSLLFVPGDRPERMRKALGSGADALILDLEDSVAIDAKSRARKEVSAFLTEAAGSQAMLFVRVNPLDGGLTDADLDAIVEARPAGIMLPKAEGAASIADLDERLRMRGDAQARILPIATETPKALFRLGEYVEVRERLAGLTWGAEDLPAAVGALTARQADGGYTPPYEIARALTLFAAAAAEVTPIETVYPAIRDLEGLAAYAARGARDGFLGMMAVHPDQVQVINAAFTPAPEEIAHAQAVVDAFAANPGAGVLTLDGKMIDWPHLKKAQALLARC, encoded by the coding sequence ATGAGCGGACTACGCCTGCGTTCCTTGTTGTTCGTGCCTGGCGACCGGCCGGAACGGATGCGTAAGGCGCTGGGCAGCGGCGCTGATGCCTTGATCCTGGACCTGGAGGATTCCGTTGCGATCGATGCGAAATCGCGGGCGCGCAAGGAGGTTTCGGCGTTCCTGACAGAAGCGGCGGGTAGCCAAGCGATGCTGTTCGTCCGGGTGAACCCGCTTGATGGCGGGCTGACCGATGCGGATCTGGACGCGATCGTTGAAGCGCGCCCCGCCGGGATCATGCTGCCCAAGGCTGAAGGCGCGGCCTCGATCGCAGACCTGGACGAGCGGCTGCGGATGAGGGGCGATGCGCAGGCGCGGATCCTGCCGATTGCGACGGAAACGCCCAAGGCGCTGTTCCGCCTCGGTGAATATGTGGAGGTCCGCGAGCGGCTCGCGGGGCTTACATGGGGCGCGGAAGATTTGCCTGCGGCGGTGGGAGCGTTGACCGCCCGTCAGGCGGACGGCGGCTATACCCCGCCTTATGAAATAGCGCGGGCGCTCACTCTGTTTGCGGCGGCCGCTGCGGAGGTGACGCCGATCGAGACGGTCTATCCGGCGATCCGCGATCTGGAGGGCCTGGCCGCCTATGCGGCGCGGGGGGCGCGCGACGGCTTTCTGGGTATGATGGCGGTGCATCCCGATCAGGTGCAGGTAATCAACGCCGCCTTTACGCCCGCGCCGGAGGAGATTGCGCATGCGCAGGCGGTGGTTGATGCCTTCGCCGCCAATCCGGGTGCGGGTGTGCTGACGCTCGACGGCAAGATGATCGATTGGCCGCATTTGAAGAAGGCGCAGGCGCTTCTCGCTCGCTGCTAG
- a CDS encoding CoA transferase: MYGLLKGLTVVEGAAFIAGPSCGLHLAQMGATVIRFDQIGGGPDSARWPIGPKAQSLYWEGLNKGKKSLAIDLGRPEGRELAQRVATSGDGLFVTNFPVQGFLSYEKLSALRVDLVCLRVMGWADGTPAVDYTVNASVGMPYLTGHPDDPRPVNHVLPAWDLLAGAYGAFALLAAERERQASGKGREVRLALSDLAAATMGNLGNVAEVTLSGQDRPRSGNNLFGAFGRDFATADGERVMLVAITPRQWTGLIKALGLGEAIADLEARLGVDFAADEGTRFVHRTEVDALVASAIAERPLAKCAELFEATGVTWSIYRTLAEALEREPRLFADNPIYGEATHGGGDSYPTPRAAARIPGEDLGEPFASPRIGQHSDEVLSDLLGLSSGEIGKLHDAGIVA, encoded by the coding sequence ATGTATGGATTGCTCAAAGGACTGACGGTTGTCGAAGGCGCGGCTTTTATCGCCGGGCCGTCCTGCGGGCTGCATCTGGCGCAGATGGGCGCGACCGTGATCCGTTTCGACCAGATCGGCGGGGGCCCCGACAGCGCGCGCTGGCCGATCGGTCCCAAGGCGCAGAGCCTTTATTGGGAGGGGTTGAACAAGGGCAAGAAATCACTGGCGATTGATCTTGGCCGACCCGAAGGACGGGAGTTGGCGCAGCGGGTGGCGACCAGCGGCGACGGATTGTTCGTCACCAATTTCCCGGTGCAGGGGTTCCTGTCCTATGAAAAGCTGTCCGCGCTGCGGGTCGATCTGGTCTGCCTGCGGGTGATGGGCTGGGCCGATGGCACGCCGGCGGTCGATTATACGGTGAATGCCAGCGTCGGGATGCCTTATCTAACCGGGCATCCAGATGATCCGCGTCCTGTCAATCATGTGCTGCCCGCGTGGGATCTGCTCGCGGGGGCCTATGGTGCCTTTGCGCTGCTGGCGGCGGAGCGGGAGCGGCAAGCGAGCGGCAAGGGGCGTGAGGTGCGACTGGCGCTTTCCGATCTGGCAGCGGCGACGATGGGCAATCTGGGCAATGTCGCCGAGGTGACGCTGAGCGGGCAGGACCGGCCGAGGAGCGGCAATAATCTGTTCGGCGCGTTCGGTCGCGACTTCGCAACGGCGGATGGCGAGCGGGTGATGCTGGTCGCGATCACTCCGCGCCAGTGGACAGGGCTAATCAAAGCGCTGGGCCTGGGAGAAGCGATTGCCGATCTGGAGGCGCGCTTGGGCGTTGATTTCGCCGCCGATGAGGGTACACGTTTTGTCCACCGCACGGAGGTAGACGCTTTGGTGGCCAGCGCGATTGCCGAGCGGCCTCTGGCGAAATGCGCGGAACTGTTCGAAGCGACGGGCGTGACCTGGTCGATCTATCGCACGCTCGCCGAGGCGCTGGAGCGAGAGCCTCGTTTGTTTGCGGACAATCCCATTTATGGCGAGGCGACCCATGGGGGCGGGGATAGCTATCCAACGCCGCGGGCGGCAGCGCGCATTCCCGGCGAGGATCTGGGCGAGCCGTTCGCATCGCCGCGCATCGGCCAGCATAGCGATGAGGTGCTGTCGGATCTTCTGGGCCTGTCGAGCGGCGAGATCGGCAAGCTGCATGATGCGGGGATCGTGGCATGA
- the cofH gene encoding 5-amino-6-(D-ribitylamino)uracil--L-tyrosine 4-hydroxyphenyl transferase CofH: protein MRIEDVDSAVSWAKALGREPLGALLDQAEAMTLASFGATVTYSRKVFIPLTHLCRDVCHYCTFAKAPRNAGSPYLSIDEVLKIARAGEAAGCREALFTLGDRPEDRYAVARTALEVLGHGSTLRYLREAAAAVLVETNLLPHLNPGIMGDADLAMLRPVAASMGLMLESTSDRLCAKGGPHHGSPDKVPAVRLEAIEAAGRARVPFTTGLLIGIGETRMERIEALLAIRDAHARHGHVQEVIVQNFRAKPDTRMADHAEPPLEEHLWTIAAARLILGPEMTIQAPPNLQPDGLAALMRAGVNDWGGVSPVTPDHVNPEAPWPHLMALAAATAAAGRVLTERLAVGPAYAKEPERWLEPEVALKVRRAVDARGLPIVERWRAGAGEAPPVLPLVGRTLIGGRIDEIIAKAGEGLDDSEIITLFEAAGPDAGRVMEAADTLRHEAVGDAITYVINRNINYTNICSYRCGFCAFSKGTAKALRGPAYKLDLEEVGRRAAEAHARGATEVCLQGGIHPDYDGHTYLSIVRTVRDAAPGIHVHAFSPLEIAHGASTLGMELEPYLAMLKEAGLSTLPGTAAEVLHEEVRAIICPDKVSTDEWVAVMRAAHRVGLKSTATIMFGHVDEYRHWARHLNVVRGLQEETGGFTEFVPLPFVHMEAPMWRKGKARSGPSFREALLMQAVARIALHGAIGNIQASWVKLGEQGVIAALGAGVNDLGGVLMDESITRAAGGAHGQCFDVERMHRTAETAGRYARQRTTLYGSVEQEVAA from the coding sequence ATGAGGATCGAGGACGTGGATTCGGCCGTGTCATGGGCAAAAGCGCTTGGGCGTGAACCGCTCGGCGCGCTGCTTGACCAGGCCGAGGCGATGACGCTGGCGTCATTTGGCGCGACCGTCACCTATTCGCGCAAGGTCTTCATTCCCCTGACTCACCTATGTCGCGACGTTTGCCATTATTGCACCTTCGCCAAAGCGCCGCGCAATGCCGGATCGCCCTATCTGTCGATCGACGAAGTGCTGAAGATTGCCCGGGCGGGTGAGGCGGCGGGATGCCGAGAGGCGCTATTTACGCTCGGGGACCGGCCGGAGGATCGCTATGCCGTGGCGCGGACGGCGCTGGAGGTGTTGGGGCATGGCTCGACGCTGCGCTATTTGCGGGAGGCGGCGGCGGCGGTACTGGTGGAAACGAACCTGTTGCCCCACCTGAACCCCGGCATCATGGGGGACGCCGATCTGGCGATGCTGCGCCCAGTGGCCGCGTCGATGGGCCTGATGCTGGAAAGCACGTCCGATCGGCTGTGCGCAAAAGGGGGGCCGCATCATGGATCGCCGGACAAGGTTCCTGCGGTGCGGCTGGAGGCGATCGAGGCAGCGGGGCGGGCGCGGGTGCCCTTCACCACCGGTTTGCTGATCGGCATCGGCGAGACGCGGATGGAGCGCATCGAGGCGCTGCTGGCGATTCGCGATGCACATGCGCGGCATGGGCATGTGCAGGAAGTGATCGTCCAAAATTTCCGGGCCAAACCGGACACGCGCATGGCGGATCATGCAGAACCGCCGCTGGAGGAGCATCTGTGGACCATCGCGGCGGCGCGATTGATCCTGGGGCCGGAAATGACGATCCAGGCGCCGCCCAATCTGCAGCCGGATGGTTTGGCTGCGCTGATGCGTGCGGGGGTGAATGACTGGGGCGGCGTCTCGCCAGTGACGCCCGACCATGTGAACCCCGAAGCGCCCTGGCCGCATCTGATGGCGCTGGCGGCTGCGACAGCGGCGGCGGGACGGGTGCTGACGGAGCGGCTGGCGGTAGGGCCTGCCTATGCAAAGGAGCCGGAGCGGTGGCTGGAGCCCGAAGTTGCGCTAAAGGTACGGCGAGCGGTGGATGCGCGCGGTCTGCCGATCGTCGAGCGCTGGCGCGCGGGCGCGGGAGAAGCGCCGCCGGTGCTGCCTCTGGTGGGACGGACGCTGATTGGCGGACGGATCGACGAGATTATCGCCAAGGCGGGTGAAGGGCTGGACGATAGCGAGATTATCACGCTGTTCGAAGCCGCCGGGCCGGATGCCGGGCGGGTGATGGAAGCGGCGGATACGCTGCGGCATGAGGCGGTGGGTGACGCGATTACTTATGTGATCAACCGCAACATCAACTACACGAATATCTGCAGCTATCGCTGCGGCTTCTGCGCCTTTTCCAAGGGGACGGCGAAGGCTTTGCGCGGCCCTGCCTATAAGCTGGACCTGGAAGAGGTGGGACGCAGGGCGGCTGAGGCTCATGCGCGTGGCGCGACCGAAGTCTGCCTGCAGGGCGGCATTCATCCGGACTATGATGGGCATACCTATCTGTCGATCGTCCGGACGGTGCGGGATGCCGCGCCGGGGATCCATGTCCACGCCTTTTCCCCGCTGGAGATCGCGCATGGCGCCTCCACCCTTGGCATGGAGTTGGAACCCTATCTGGCGATGCTGAAGGAGGCGGGGCTTTCGACGCTGCCAGGGACGGCGGCCGAAGTGCTGCATGAGGAAGTGCGGGCCATCATCTGCCCCGACAAGGTTTCGACGGATGAATGGGTGGCGGTGATGCGGGCGGCGCATCGCGTTGGCCTGAAAAGCACGGCGACGATTATGTTTGGCCATGTCGATGAGTATCGCCACTGGGCACGGCACTTGAACGTCGTGCGCGGCCTGCAGGAGGAGACGGGCGGCTTTACTGAGTTTGTGCCGCTGCCCTTCGTGCATATGGAAGCGCCGATGTGGCGCAAGGGCAAGGCGCGGTCGGGCCCGAGCTTCCGCGAAGCGCTGCTGATGCAGGCAGTGGCGCGTATCGCGCTGCATGGCGCGATCGGCAACATCCAGGCGAGCTGGGTGAAGCTGGGCGAGCAGGGCGTGATCGCGGCGCTGGGCGCGGGGGTCAATGACCTCGGCGGAGTGCTGATGGACGAATCCATCACGCGCGCAGCGGGCGGAGCGCATGGGCAGTGTTTCGATGTGGAGCGGATGCACCGCACGGCCGAAACAGCGGGCCGATACGCCCGGCAGCGGACCACGCTTTACGGATCGGTCGAACAGGAGGTCGCGGCCTGA
- the lptB gene encoding LPS export ABC transporter ATP-binding protein: MDDLMIQDRQGARSPFSPQEVGEGLSVISIAKSYDKRAVLTDVSLTVGKGEVVGLLGPNGAGKTTCFYSVMGLVRPDQGRIILDGQDITGLPMYRRAILGLGYLPQETSIFRGLTVAQNISAVLELAEPDKAARQARLTQLLEEFGLTRLAHSPAMALSGGERRRCEIARALAANPSIVLLDEPFAGIDPLSIADIRDLVKQLKTRGIGVLITDHNVRETLEIVDRACIIYGGQVLFAGSPTELVANADVRRLYLGENFSL; encoded by the coding sequence ATGGACGACCTCATGATCCAGGATAGACAGGGCGCCCGATCGCCCTTTTCGCCGCAGGAAGTGGGCGAAGGGCTATCCGTCATCTCCATCGCCAAGAGCTATGACAAACGCGCCGTCCTGACCGACGTGTCGCTGACCGTGGGCAAGGGCGAGGTGGTCGGCCTGCTTGGCCCCAATGGCGCGGGCAAGACGACCTGCTTTTATTCGGTGATGGGACTCGTCCGTCCCGATCAAGGCCGCATCATTCTGGATGGCCAGGACATTACCGGCCTCCCCATGTACCGCCGCGCGATCCTGGGCCTTGGCTATCTGCCACAGGAAACCTCGATCTTCCGCGGCCTCACCGTCGCCCAGAATATCAGCGCCGTGCTGGAACTGGCCGAGCCGGACAAGGCAGCGCGCCAAGCGCGGCTTACCCAGCTGCTCGAAGAATTCGGCCTCACCCGCCTCGCCCATTCCCCCGCCATGGCGCTGTCGGGCGGTGAGCGCCGCCGCTGCGAAATCGCCCGGGCGCTGGCCGCCAATCCCTCGATTGTCCTCCTCGATGAGCCCTTTGCGGGCATCGACCCCCTTTCCATCGCCGACATTCGCGATCTGGTGAAGCAATTGAAGACGCGCGGCATCGGCGTCCTCATCACCGACCATAATGTCCGGGAAACGCTGGAAATCGTTGATCGCGCCTGCATCATCTATGGCGGTCAGGTCCTCTTCGCGGGCAGCCCGACCGAACTGGTCGCCAACGCCGATGTCCGCCGCCTCTATCTGGGCGAGAATTTCTCGCTCTGA
- the rpoN gene encoding RNA polymerase factor sigma-54, translated as MALAPRLDLRQSQSLVMTPQLQQAIKLLALSNLEIDAFVAAELEKNPLLETGAPVEAVAPGEIEAEIDRPALAAETGATDDLIGQGLGETDAPLDVDYGAETFIDDGPADRATSAIGSGSLDLLSGSGEAPDFDSFANPEQGLQEHLMDQARSALSGMDLLIATQLIGQIDEAGYLEANLLETAHGLGVPLAQAEEVLGVIHGFDPTGVGARSLAECLTLQAKEANRYDPCMAKLLANLDLLARGALPQLRRICGVDEEDMADMIRELRAYNPKPGLRFSTDRAPPVTPDLFVNPTGAGWSIEINSGTLPRLLINRSYYVELASGPQSRASKAWLADCLASANWLVKALDQRQKTIIKVATEIVRCQEEFFRKGVAHLKPLTLKMVAEAINMHESTVSRVTSNKYLACPRGIYELKYFFTSGVSASDGEGAVSAEAVKSHIKALIAAEARDAILSDDTLVDLLRAKGMDIARRTVAKYREALGIGSSVQRRRQKALQGKAA; from the coding sequence ATGGCCCTCGCGCCCCGCCTCGACCTGCGGCAAAGCCAGTCACTGGTAATGACGCCGCAGCTCCAGCAGGCGATCAAGCTGCTGGCGCTCTCCAACCTCGAAATCGACGCCTTCGTCGCGGCTGAGCTGGAAAAGAACCCCCTGCTGGAAACCGGCGCGCCAGTCGAAGCCGTTGCGCCCGGCGAGATCGAGGCTGAGATCGATCGCCCTGCTCTTGCCGCCGAGACCGGCGCGACCGACGATCTTATCGGCCAGGGACTGGGCGAAACCGACGCTCCGCTCGACGTCGATTATGGTGCGGAAACCTTCATCGACGACGGCCCCGCCGATCGGGCTACGAGCGCGATTGGCTCAGGCAGCTTAGACTTGCTCTCCGGCAGCGGCGAAGCGCCCGATTTTGACAGCTTCGCTAATCCCGAACAGGGCTTGCAGGAACATCTGATGGACCAGGCGCGCAGCGCGCTGTCGGGCATGGACCTGCTCATTGCTACCCAGCTGATCGGCCAGATCGACGAAGCAGGCTATCTCGAAGCCAATCTCCTCGAAACCGCCCATGGCCTCGGCGTACCGCTCGCGCAGGCGGAGGAGGTGCTGGGCGTCATCCACGGCTTCGACCCCACTGGCGTGGGGGCGCGCTCGCTCGCCGAATGTCTGACGCTCCAGGCCAAGGAAGCCAACCGCTACGACCCCTGCATGGCGAAGCTGCTCGCCAATCTCGACCTGCTCGCCCGCGGCGCCCTCCCCCAGCTGCGCCGCATCTGCGGCGTGGATGAGGAGGACATGGCCGACATGATCCGCGAACTGCGGGCCTATAATCCCAAGCCCGGCCTTCGCTTCTCCACCGATCGCGCGCCACCGGTCACGCCCGACCTCTTCGTCAATCCCACCGGCGCTGGCTGGTCGATCGAGATTAATAGCGGGACCCTTCCGCGCCTGCTCATCAATCGCAGCTATTATGTGGAGCTTGCCTCCGGCCCGCAGAGCCGCGCCTCAAAGGCGTGGCTCGCCGATTGCCTCGCCAGCGCCAACTGGCTGGTCAAGGCACTCGATCAGCGGCAGAAGACGATCATCAAGGTCGCGACCGAGATCGTCCGCTGCCAGGAGGAATTTTTCCGCAAGGGCGTCGCACATCTGAAGCCACTGACGCTCAAGATGGTCGCCGAAGCGATCAACATGCATGAATCTACGGTCAGCCGCGTCACCTCGAACAAATATCTCGCCTGCCCGCGCGGCATCTATGAACTCAAATATTTCTTCACTAGCGGCGTCTCGGCCTCGGACGGCGAAGGCGCGGTGTCGGCCGAGGCCGTGAAGAGCCACATCAAGGCCCTGATCGCCGCAGAAGCGCGCGACGCCATCCTGTCCGACGACACGCTAGTCGATCTGCTTCGCGCCAAGGGCATGGATATAGCCCGACGCACGGTCGCCAAATACCGAGAAGCCTTAGGCATAGGCTCCTCCGTCCAAAGGCGCCGCCAAAAGGCGCTGCAAGGCAAAGCGGCCTGA
- a CDS encoding DUF1489 family protein, with protein MPLHITKIAFGSESPATLRAWLESHAGEARLTTRYLPKRVAEMEGGSLYWVHQHRLVGRSPLIGFQETGQGRFWIRLEPRLIAVRGAPKRAHQGWRYLEGKDAPPDLGADEADDLDAMPPAMLGELTRLGLV; from the coding sequence ATGCCGCTTCATATCACCAAGATAGCCTTTGGCAGCGAAAGTCCTGCGACATTGCGGGCGTGGCTGGAAAGCCATGCGGGTGAGGCGCGGTTGACGACGCGTTACCTGCCCAAGCGTGTGGCGGAGATGGAGGGCGGTTCGCTTTACTGGGTTCACCAGCATCGGCTCGTGGGGCGCAGCCCGTTGATTGGATTTCAGGAGACGGGGCAGGGGCGCTTCTGGATCAGGCTGGAACCCAGATTGATCGCGGTGCGGGGCGCGCCCAAGCGGGCGCACCAGGGGTGGCGGTATCTGGAGGGGAAGGATGCGCCGCCGGACCTTGGCGCGGATGAGGCAGATGATCTGGATGCGATGCCGCCCGCGATGCTGGGGGAGTTGACGCGGTTAGGGTTGGTTTGA